GCCCACGTGGCCAGGCGGAAGGCGGCACCGGTGGAGCTGAGGAAGCCGCGTCCGCCCGTCGCCGCCCCGCGGCGCTGAGCCGAGGGCCGGCTGCCGCGAGCCGCCCCGCGGCGCTGAGCCGAGGGGCCCCCGCGGACCGTCACGCGGCGCGGGCCCGAGAGCGCGCCTCTTGGCGGCCGCGCGCGGCTCAGGCCCGGCTGCGCCTCTTCTGCTCGTACATGCGGGCGTCGGCGTAGGAGAGGAGGGCCTCGAAGGACTCGGCGTGGCTCGGGTAGAGCGCTGCGCCGACGCTGGCGCCCAGGCTGACCGCCACGCCCTCGAGGTTGATGGGCTCCTCGATAGCGGCGACGAGGCGCTCGGCGACCTTCTCCACGCCCCGCTCGTCGGCGCCGGCCAGCAGCACGGCGAACTCGTCGCCGGAGAGGCGCGCGACCATCTCGCCCGGCCTCACGTTCTGCTTGAGCCGCTGACCTATCACGCTCAGCACGCGGTCGCCGGTCTCGTGGCCGTGCGTGTCGTTCACGAGCTTGAAGCCGTTGAGGTCGAAGTAGAGCAGCGCCATCGGCACCGCCTGCCGCCTCAGGACCCAGAAACGCGACTTCAGGTGCCGCCGGTTCGGCAGCCCCGTGAGGTCGTCGTGGTTCATCATCTCGACGGCCTGCCTGAGCACGTTCTTGTAGTGCGTGATGCTGC
This genomic window from Trueperaceae bacterium contains:
- a CDS encoding GGDEF domain-containing protein — protein: MLDVTTIEGRPAALAAELWPDYFRTAPYGLVVFKAVRSESGRLADFEWVDLNPAAAEFLGVSRDDFVGRRVRSVYPDYLDPRIYRRLVTAHVSGRVQEFEQALPVRAGQERASDPFSAAPGQPAWFAVTILPLGEDHLIVQFRSITHYKNVLRQAVEMMNHDDLTGLPNRRHLKSRFWVLRRQAVPMALLYFDLNGFKLVNDTHGHETGDRVLSVIGQRLKQNVRPGEMVARLSGDEFAVLLAGADERGVEKVAERLVAAIEEPINLEGVAVSLGASVGAALYPSHAESFEALLSYADARMYEQKRRSRA